A single window of Eucalyptus grandis isolate ANBG69807.140 chromosome 1, ASM1654582v1, whole genome shotgun sequence DNA harbors:
- the LOC104435891 gene encoding mitochondrial import receptor subunit TOM7-1-like, whose protein sequence is MLRSRKHGVEGFAEERRRRRRRRQGKGGRGGGGGRAAEEDGWAAAQAIKEWSTWAMKKAKVITHYGFIPLVIIIGMNSEPKPHLSQLLSPV, encoded by the exons ATGTTGAGGTCACGAAAA CATGGCGTCGAGGGTTTCGCTGaagagcggcggcggcggcggcggcggcggcaggggAAGGGAGGcaggggaggcggcggcgggcgcGCGGCGGAGGAGGACGGATGGGCGGCGGCGCAGGCGATCAAGGAGTGGAGCACGTGGGCGATGAAGAAGGCCAAGGTCATCACCCACTACGGCTTCATCCCGCTCGTCATCATCATCGGCATGAACTCCGAGCCCAAGCCCCACCTCTCGCAGCTCCTCTCTCCCGTCTAG
- the LOC104435892 gene encoding pre-mRNA-splicing factor ISY1 homolog, with protein sequence MARNEEKAQSMLNRFIALKAEEKKKPKERRPYLASECRDLSEADRWRQQIMREIGHKVSEIQNEGLGEHRIRDLNDEINKLIREKSHWERRIVELGGPNYARHAPKMTDLEGNIVDVPNPSGRGPGYRYFGAAKKLPGVRELFEKPPELRKRRTRYDIYKRIDASYYGYRDDEDGVLERVEGPAEAKIRAEAVEEWKRMEEIRLEAKKAVKSGEVVNVKEVLFEEEEDVVEEERKGEREREEKERIEKEREFVVHVPLPDEKEIEKMIVEKKKMELLNKYASEELLVEQTEAKEMLNIQR encoded by the exons ATGGCGCGTAACGAGGAGAAAGCGCAGTCGATGCTGAACAGGTTCATAGCCCTGAAggcggaggagaagaagaaacccAAGGAGCGCCGCCCTTACCTCGCCTCCGAGTGCCGCGATCTCTCGGAGGCCGACAGGTGGCGGCAGCAGATCATGCGCGAGATCGGCCACAAGGTCAGCGAGATCCAGAACGAGGGCCTCGGGGAGCACCGCATCCGCGACCTCAACGACGAGATCAACAAGCTCATCCGCGAGAAGTCCCATTGGGAGCGCCGCATCGTCGAGCTCGGCGGCCCCAATTACGCCCGCCATGCCCCTAAGATGACCGATTTGGAGGGCAACATCGTCGACGTCCCCAACCCTAGTGGCCGGGGCCCTGGCTATCGCTACTTCGGCGCTGCTAAAAAGCTTCCCG GTGTGCGGGAATTGTTTGAGAAGCCGCCGGAATTGAGGAAGAGGAGGACAAGGTATGACATATACAAAAGGATTGATGCTAGCTATTACGGGTACAGGGACGACGAGGATGGCGTGCTGGAGAGAGTAGAGGGGCCGGCAGAAGCAAAGATAAGGGCGGAGGCAGTGGAGGAATGGAAGAGGATGGAGGAAATTAGGTTGGAGGCGAAGAAGGCGGTGAAGAGTGGGGAAGTAGTAAACGTGAAGGAGGTGCTctttgaggaggaggaggatgtggtagaggaagaaagaaagggggagagggagagggaggagaaggaaagaatagagaaggagagggagttTGTGGTTCACGTGCCACTGCCAGATGAGAAGGAGATTGAGAAGATGAttgtggagaagaagaagatggagctaCTCAACAAATATGCGAGTGAAGAACTGTTGGTGGAACAGACGGAGGCTAAAGAAATGCTGAACATTCAGCGGTGA